A genomic region of Caenorhabditis elegans chromosome V contains the following coding sequences:
- the F36D4.1 gene encoding BLOC-1-related complex subunit 7 (Confirmed by transcript evidence), which yields MCTIRKSSSRMSNSSAHSSFGTSNDSFSSVQSVILPPVGPFGQKKRTFEYIGVTLVVDKLKLAEWMNGIGKLFGSAELRDNVTNLHMQLVPVIDTLKKVSHLSSEKTKKEIMTLIEEYKTLVVVCENMLDRMEKSADFHSTDMLNDPVLEKQE from the exons ATGTGTACGATTAGAAAATCTTCTTCTCG AATGTCTAATTCATCAGCTCATTCCTCATTCGGTACATCAAATGACTCGTTTTCTTCAGTCCAAAGTGTGATTCTGCCACCAGTTGGACCATTTGGTCAGAAAAAGAGAACGTTTGAGTACATTGGTG tcacaCTTGTTGTCGATAAGTTGAAATTGGCTGAATGGATGAACGGGATCGGGAAATTGTTTGGATCCGCAGAGCTCCGTGATAATGTTACCAATCTTCATATGCAATTGGTCCCGGTGATTGATACGTTAAAAAAG gtttccCATCTATCAagtgaaaaaacgaaaaaagagaTCATGACACTGATTGAAGAATACAAAACACTTGTCGTTGTTTGTGAGAATATGCTGGACAGAATGGAAAAATCGGCTGACTTCCACAGTACGGATATGCTTAATGATCCTGTTCTTGAGAAACAAGAGTAA
- the F36D4.5 gene encoding Desumoylating isopeptidase 1 homolog (Confirmed by transcript evidence), whose protein sequence is MLTDLFYSTFGCLYSPTSTMDVMGTARRKTVVRLNVYDMYWLNDYASNIGVGIFHSGIEVFGVEYAYGGHPYQFSGVFENSPQDAEELGETFKFKESIVVGETERSTSDIRKLIKSLGEDFRGDRYHLISRNCNHFSAVLARELTGKDIPGWINRLANLSGSIPFLEKCIPQEWLTPIVLQASVDEKKRGSVDSAEEATEKLVVRSLNDSRTTILDNRTANGAIIMSASSSNSDRICMSPSSSSSASSCDTLDYDDLIVQTPSTFSSEKKSRSNSPPIFRIWNTIKATINGTQQTAPTGAATVIPASSASNIGKTNSTPGTTSNGLAKPTCSEC, encoded by the exons TACTGACTTGTTCTACTCGACATTTGGCTGCTTGTACTCGCCCACTAGCACAATGGATGTGATGGGAACAGCCAGAAGAAAAACTGTGGTTAGACTTAATGTCTATGATATGTATTGGCTGAATGATTACGCATCGAACATTGGCGTTGGCATTTTTCACTCTGGAATCGAAGTTTTCGGTGTCG aatacgCATATGGTGGACATCCTTATCAGTTCTCAGGAGTCTTCGAAAACTCACCACAAGATGCGGAAGAACTTGGCGAAACGTTTAAATTCAAAGAATCGATTGTTGTTGGAGAAACTGAGAGATCTACCAGTGACATTCGGAAGCTTATAAAGTCCCTTGGCGAGGATTTTCGCGGAGATCGTTATCATCTAATTTCCCGTAATTGCAATCACTTCAGTGCAGTACTCGCTCGTGAGCTTACTGGCAAGGATATTCCGGGTTGGATCAATCGATTGGCAAACTTGAGTGGAAGCATTCCATTCCTTGAAAAGTGCATCCCACAAGAATGGCTTACGCCAATCGTGTTGCAGGCCTCTGTCGATGAGAAGAAGAGAGGATCAGTAGATTCAGCAGAAGAAGCAACTGAGAAACTAGTGGTTCGATCGCTGAATG ACTCCCGCACTACAATTCTTGATAATCGAACCGCAAATGGAGCCATAATAATGTCAGCTTCTTCATCAAATTCTGATCGTATCTGCATGTCcccatcatcttcttcttctgcttcATCCTGTGATACTCTTGACTATGACGATCTTATTGTTCAAACACCGTCTACGTTTTCAAGTGAAAAGAAATCTCGTAGCAACTCACCGCCAATTTTCCGCATCTGGAATACTATCAAAGCAACAATAAACGGAACTCAACAGACAGCTCCTACCGGAGCCGCAACTGTGATTCCAGCCTCTTCGGCctcaaatattggaaaaacgaaCAGTACGCCTGGCACAACAAGCAATGGTCTTGCAAAACCAACATGTTCTGAATGTTAG
- the F36D4.5 gene encoding Desumoylating isopeptidase 1 homolog (Partially confirmed by transcript evidence), with the protein MDVMGTARRKTVVRLNVYDMYWLNDYASNIGVGIFHSGIEVFGVEYAYGGHPYQFSGVFENSPQDAEELGETFKFKESIVVGETERSTSDIRKLIKSLGEDFRGDRYHLISRNCNHFSAVLARELTGKDIPGWINRLANLSGSIPFLEKCIPQEWLTPIVLQASVDEKKRGSVDSAEEATEKLVVRSLNDSRTTILDNRTANGAIIMSASSSNSDRICMSPSSSSSASSCDTLDYDDLIVQTPSTFSSEKKSRSNSPPIFRIWNTIKATINGTQQTAPTGAATVIPASSASNIGKTNSTPGTTSNGLAKPTCSEC; encoded by the exons ATGGATGTGATGGGAACAGCCAGAAGAAAAACTGTGGTTAGACTTAATGTCTATGATATGTATTGGCTGAATGATTACGCATCGAACATTGGCGTTGGCATTTTTCACTCTGGAATCGAAGTTTTCGGTGTCG aatacgCATATGGTGGACATCCTTATCAGTTCTCAGGAGTCTTCGAAAACTCACCACAAGATGCGGAAGAACTTGGCGAAACGTTTAAATTCAAAGAATCGATTGTTGTTGGAGAAACTGAGAGATCTACCAGTGACATTCGGAAGCTTATAAAGTCCCTTGGCGAGGATTTTCGCGGAGATCGTTATCATCTAATTTCCCGTAATTGCAATCACTTCAGTGCAGTACTCGCTCGTGAGCTTACTGGCAAGGATATTCCGGGTTGGATCAATCGATTGGCAAACTTGAGTGGAAGCATTCCATTCCTTGAAAAGTGCATCCCACAAGAATGGCTTACGCCAATCGTGTTGCAGGCCTCTGTCGATGAGAAGAAGAGAGGATCAGTAGATTCAGCAGAAGAAGCAACTGAGAAACTAGTGGTTCGATCGCTGAATG ACTCCCGCACTACAATTCTTGATAATCGAACCGCAAATGGAGCCATAATAATGTCAGCTTCTTCATCAAATTCTGATCGTATCTGCATGTCcccatcatcttcttcttctgcttcATCCTGTGATACTCTTGACTATGACGATCTTATTGTTCAAACACCGTCTACGTTTTCAAGTGAAAAGAAATCTCGTAGCAACTCACCGCCAATTTTCCGCATCTGGAATACTATCAAAGCAACAATAAACGGAACTCAACAGACAGCTCCTACCGGAGCCGCAACTGTGATTCCAGCCTCTTCGGCctcaaatattggaaaaacgaaCAGTACGCCTGGCACAACAAGCAATGGTCTTGCAAAACCAACATGTTCTGAATGTTAG